The Phyllopteryx taeniolatus isolate TA_2022b chromosome 17, UOR_Ptae_1.2, whole genome shotgun sequence genome window below encodes:
- the ins gene encoding insulin has product MASSWLRALTVLVLMAACRPAAAEPQHLCGSHLVDALFLVCGDRGFFYNPKRDANPLLGFLPPKVGVAAGGDNEAAELDFQALQDHMEVLVKRGIVEQCCHRPCNIFDLQNYCN; this is encoded by the exons ATGGCGTCGTCGTGGCTCCGGGCGTTGACCGTGCTGGTCCTGATGGCGGCCTGCCggcccgccgccgccgagccgcaGCACCTGTGTGGCTCGCACCTGGTGGACGCCCTCTTCCTGGTTTGCGGGGACCGCGGATTCTTCTACAACCCCAAGAGGGACGCGAACCCCCTGCTGG GTTTCCTCCCTCCGAAGGTGGGCGTGGCGGCGGGCGGCGACAACGAGGCGGCGGAGCTGGACTTCCAGGCCCTCCAGGACCACATGGAGGTGCTGGTCAAGCGGGGCATCGTGGAGCAGTGCTGCCACAGGCCCTGCAACATCTTTGACCTGCAGAACTACTGCAACTGA
- the cdx1b gene encoding homeobox protein CDX-1b, with product MYVSYLQLDKDPPMYHQNPVSRHPGLGLSSQNFPVPGPAQYSDFSGYHHHHHHHHPHTHGLGAEPHPVQQSGPGGGAGGGWSPAYPPPHPAQPARDDSWAAHHYAAAAAVIAGPSGSAVAGAGGPNLGFSPPEFPGQAPPSLLAASLNAPAAGPVSTGSPQRRSAYEWIRRATTPLANPNGKTRTKDKYRVVYTDHQRLELEKEFHYSKYITIRRKAELAGALSLSERQVKIWFQNRRAKERKISKKKQQQQQPASSSSGSVAMVTSSSSGLVSPSGLVSPSSLSVSIKEEF from the exons ATGTACGTGAGCTACCTGCAGCTGGACAAGGACCCCCCCATGTACCACCAGAACCCCGTCAGCAGACACCCGGGCCTCGGCCTCAGCTCGCAGAACTTCCCAGTGCCCGGTCCGGCCCAGTACTCGGACTTCTCGGGctatcaccaccaccaccaccatcaccaccccCACACCCACGGCCTCGGCGCGGAACCCCACCCGGTCCAGCAGAGCGGGCCGGGCGGCGGAGCCGGGGGCGGCTGGAGCCCGGCTTACCCGCCTCCTCACCCGGCTCAGCCCGCCCGGGACGACTCGTGGGCCGCGCATCACTacgcggccgccgccgccgtcatcGCCGGGCCCTCGGGCAGCGCCGTGGCCGGCGCCGGGGGCCCCAACCTCGGCTTCAGTCCTCCGGAGTTCCCCGGCCAGGCGCCGCCGTCGCTTCTGGCCGCCTCCCTCAACGCGCCCGCCGCCGGGCCAGTATCGACCGGCTCCCCGCAGAGGAGGAGCGCCTACGAGTGGATTCGACGCGCGACCACGCCGCTCGCCAACCCCA ACGGCAAGACCCGCACGAAGGACAAGTACCGGGTGGTCTACACGGACCACCAGCGCCTGGAGCTGGAGAAGGAGTTTCACTACAGCAAGTATATCACCATCCGCAGGAAGGCGGAGCTCGCCGGCGCCCTCAGCCTATCAGAGCGACAG GTGAAGATCTGGTTCCAGAACCGACGCGCCAAAGAACGCAAGATCAgcaagaagaagcagcagcagcagcagcctgcTTCGTCCTCCTCCGGCAGCGTCGCCATGGTgaccagcagcagcagtggcCTGGTGTCGCCGTCCGGCCTGGTGTCGCCATCGTCGCTGTCCGTCAGCATCAAAGAAGAGTTTTAA